A window of Argonema galeatum A003/A1 genomic DNA:
ACACCACACTCGCAATCGCACCTGGATTACCAGCATTTTGCTCAACAAATTCCTTCGCTAAATAAATCGTATTTGTCAAACTAGCGAAAGCACCATTTGCTCCATTAATTGCCGCAGATGGCAGAATCTCTATCGACGGAATTTGACTAAAATCGCCATTAGCAAACGCTTTAACTAAAGTATTAGCTACATCAGCATTCCAACTATTGCCAAAAGCCAAATTCATCTTGGCATTTAAATCATGGTCAGTCGCCAACTTACTCAGATAACTGTCAGCCGATCGCACCGCTTGCTCTACAATTGGAGAAATCGTGCCCTCAGTACCATTCGATCGCGTTTCCCCAGTCAGCGCATCAATAGATGATGTGCTGTGATAATTCTCTAATCCTAAATCCTCACGGCTTTGGGGTGCGATCGCACTCTTACCCAAAATCAAACTACCATCAGCATTCCCGATCAAATTCTCGATATTCTTTATCTCTGGACTAACACCACCCGCGATCGGCTGATTGCTTACCACATGAGGAGTGATTCCGTCAATGGGTGCTACATTCGTGTTCACACCGCAAAGGGTAGAATTGGTAGATTTTTCCCAGGTATTGTTGGGTTCTGACCCGAAAAAGTCAAGCATGGCAACTTCCTAAGTAGTTGTTAACGTTGGCGGTTCGATCGCCTATACTTGCTTATTGGGAGAAACCTTCCTACCTTATGCGAGTGGACTGGGTTTATAACAAAACTTTACATTTAGGCGATTATGCGCGATCGGGCCACAATTAACGCTAAACCTCAAATACCTTGGCTAACTATCCTAGAATATTGCATTGCGTAACCAGTGATGAGAAATACAGCGGTTCCCGCTGTTAAGAGGTACAGTATGCGAAGGGGAAGGGCGAAGCATTCCGGTATTTCATCTTTGCTGATTACCAATAAATCATCTGCCGGAATGCGGAGCCCCTACTTAAAATGTACTTCATTACAGCGGGAACCGCTGTATTCGGGCTACCAACCATTCGCCGGGACAAACCTCACCCCCCTAACCCCCCTCTCCGACCACGGGGAGGGGGGAGTATTTCTCCCCTCCCCGTGGACGGGGAGGGGTTGGGGGTGGGGTTCCCTGCACTTTACTCCCGGTCGTCAACAATACTTTGCTTATCCACCATTGCCATCATTACGCGCAAATCTGGGCAAACCTGTTGAGCAATATTCAATTCTTCCACAACAGTATCGAAACTTTTTCCTTGCAGCATCTGAAGGGCAATTTCCTTGAGCAGAAACCAAGGCAAATCGCATTCGACATAAGCTTTCGCTATAGTAATAAGTATATCCAAATACTCATTTCCCTCTAGTTTTGTCATCATCGTATGAGGGATATCTAACGATTTGTCGAAGCAGTAATACCACGAGTTAGGCTGACGTTTCAGTACGGCTTGAAATAAGTCTCGGTGTTCCTCAATGTTAACGGCTTTATCAGCTTCGCTAGAAATAATCAACATCGGCGCAGCGGGACTGTTTTGCACTCGCTCCAAAATCTCTTGCCCCATATCTAAAAACACCCGCAACGCAGGCATCCGAAAGCCATCATAGCCAAAACTGCCAGGATTGTCTTTGTTGAACCACTCATAATAAATAGGCAGAATCGACACTAACCAATCTGCGATCTTGAAGTTACCGCCCAAGTAGGCAGAAAATAGTAAAGCTTTGGCAATTTCTTGGGGACGTTCGAGGGCTAACCAAGCTGATAATGTACCGCCGCTGGAATCTCCTCCGATGATTATCTCCTCTCCCAAAAGTTTAGCTACCTGCAACCAATCAAGCGCAAATTGTTGATAAACTTCAGCTTCTTCTGGCAATGGAGGAGGATTATCGCCGTTCCAATCTCCCGCGATGCCATGACCGGGTTGTAATGGAATTAGTACATTATAACCCAACTGAAAAAGCGCTTTCCCCAGCGGTTCAAACTGGTAGGGAGCAGCAGTAAATCCGTGGAAGAAAAGGAAAATTTTTGGTGTGGGATGAGGATGAAAAAAGAATTGATCTCGACACTTTTCATTCCTGATTGGCAGAGCATCTTCGCGAATTTTAGCTTGCTCAATAATCCCTGCTGTTATGGTTGAGTAATGAGATTTTGTCATTTGTCAATAGTCATTTGCTAATTGTTCATTGTTCAGGCTCTTTCGGAGTTGTTATGCTTTTGTTCAAAAAAATAACATTTTTATTCTCCTGCTCCTCTGCCCCTCTGCTCCTCTGCCCCTCTGCCCCTCCGCTCCTCTGCTCCTCTGCCCCTCTGCCCCTCCGCCCCTCTGCTCCTCTGCCCCTCTGCCCCTCTGCCCCCGCTCATTCCTTACGCCCATCAGTAGAATTTTCTCTCCCCGGCACACTTTCAATTGCCCCCAGCGCCGCTTTGGAAGCCGCCAAAATATCACGTTCTGCTCCCCCCAGGTAGACCCGTCCAAAGCTGCCGAGCGGGTGAACATCTAAAATGTTAATCATAGCCCCTTTCTCTGCCTCGTTCGCCGCCAGTGCTGCATAAGCCGCAGGCTCAACTTCTAACACATAAAGCGTTTGCCCTGTCAGAATCATCTGTCCGCGCCGTCCGCGATTGATCAGTTGTGTTTGGTAAGAATCAATATTGCGAATAATCTGGCTAGAAATAACACGCGGTTTGATACAATCCTCTCTGCGAACTCCCATTGTCTCCAATATCGCTTTACCAGCTGCCCGCGTCTCGCCTTGGACGCTGGAATGAATTTCTAAAAGTCCGTAAAGTCTTTCCACAGCTAGCACCGCTGGACGTACAGAAGCGGATTTCAAGGCGACATCAGTAATGCGGTTAATCTCAATTCCAGGCGAAACTTCAATCCACAGTGACGTATCTCCCGGCAATGGCAAAAACCCTTGCGCCACCGTGCCTAAGTAAGCTGCGTACTGAGGCTGTAAGTTGTCTAGAAATACGTAACTGCGTAGTTCTATGCCCAAGGTTTTTATCTCCGTAGTTTAGTCGATCGCGAACAAGGTGCAATCTTTGAGTATATGATGTTTTGAAGTAATTGAAAAATCGATCGCTTGGGTTGCACTGGTGGTAGGCTAGAAAATTGCGATCGATCGGCAGGTACGTTGTTGCGATGCCGCGCTCTTTTAGCCTTAAAGTGCAACAACGTACCTATTATCCATTCCAGTAATTTTACTAACTAATTCTGAGGCTTTTTTAATTAAAGATGTTTCAATACAAATTGAAACATCTTTCTGTTCTAAAACTCCCTCAACAATTTCTTCTAAATCTGCATTACCTTTTCTCGCACCCAAACCGTTGATAGAACATTCAATCTGTCTCACTCCACAGTTTAAAGCTATAAGGGAATTTTTAACTGCCATGCCTAAATCATCGTGGCAATGGACTGAAACAATAGCTCGATCGATATTTGGAACTCGGTTAAAAATTTTCTGTAGAAGCTGGGCAAATTCTTCAGGTAATAGCAAGCCTAAGCTATCTGGTATACTAATAGTGTTCGCTCCACTTTCGATCGCAACTTCTACCGCTCTACACAAAAAATCCGGTTCGCTTCTGGTAGCATCAAACGCACTCCACTCTATATCATCGCAGTAATTTCGCGCCAATGAAACACTGTCTTTTATCCCGGCTAATACTTCCTCTTCACTGAGTTTAGATTTATTTTTAATATTGACCAATGTATAAGTATGAATTCTTCCTTTGTCGGCTGGTTCAATGGCTTTAGCAACGCTTAATATTTCGTTGCGATCGCAGCTTGCAAGTCCGCAGATAGTAGATTTATGAATTATTTTAGATATCTGGAATATTTCATCAAAATCTTTTTCATATTTCCCAGGATAACCTACTTCAATAACGTCTACGCCTATTTGTTCTAGCACTTGGGCAATGCTAATTTTTTCGTCAATGTTCATTTTGACACCAGGCGTAAGTTCTCCATCACGCATGGTAGTATCAAAAATTACCACTTTGTTATTAGTTTGTAACATATTCAGAGAAATCTAATCTAGGCAAACTAGGACTTAGGCACTGTCAGGAAAGAAACCCGGTTTCTGGACTTATACCCATCGCTGAAACGACGTATTCTCGTAAAGAAACCCGGTTTCTGCGTAAGTCCTACAAAGGTTTAGAATTATGATTATACTAAAGAAGGCTGCTTTATGCAAGGGGGATTAAAAATGAAAGAGCGTCACATCAATGACCCAGTAAAAAAGAAAATTGTTGATGATGTGAAAAGAGTAGGTTGGCACGTTATGGCAGTGGGTGGAGATCCAGAAACGATGAAACCTGGTTTTGCCTACTCGATCGGTTTATGGCATTCTTTCAAACATCCTGAGATTATTATGTTTGGATTGCCTTATCAAATTATGGGTCACATTATTAACGATATCGGCAGTTTCGTGAAAGCCGGTACACCTATAGTGACGGGTCAGCCCTATTCGGATTTTATCGAAAACTACTCAATTATTTTTGAGAGTGTGGCATCATATCAGCGTGTTGAGTTTTTGTGCTTCGCCGAATGGTTTTACGGTGACGATAATTCTTTTTCTGCTTTACAATGTTTTTGGCCTGATAAGTCAGGTTATTTCCCTTGGGATGCCGAGTTTGATGATAAGTTAATTAGGTGTCAACCGTTGCTATGTGGCTGATAAAATTAGTCATTAGTTATTAGTTATTAGTCATTAGTCATTAGTCAGGCTACCAACTTAAGCCGGGATAGTCTCGCCCTCACCCCCTACCCCCTCTCCCAACTTTGGGAGAGGAGGAGCAAGATTTCCCCCCAAGGTTGGGGGGTTAGGGGGCAAAAATGTCCCGTTTTAGGTTGGTAGTCATTAGTTATTAGTTCGTAGGGTGCGTTACGCTCCACTTCGTTCTCCTAACGTACCGCCCCAGCTTCCTTATGCAGCCAAAGGAAAGGCAGATACGATCGTCCAACCAAAGAAAATAGCACTCCCAAAGCCATGCGCTACAAGGACATCTGGTATTTTCCCTGAAGGTTGTGGTGCGATGTACAACATCGGCACTCCATTACGCTGAATCGATCGCACAACCAACCCACTTCGTGCCGCAGCCACACCCCACCAGGAAAGCGCAATGAGCAACAGCGCTAGAGCCAGCCAAAATAAGCGCTGCTTTCTCATGTAAATTATCATACATTTTTGACCTGTCCAAGCTTACTTTTATCTGCGACAGAGCGCGAGCATTATCTTATATTAGGTGTAGAGTGATGGTGTAGCTATTTATCTCAATCTATGTGACAGTTGGGGTGCGGAATGTGAGTAACAATTGACGTACAAGTTGGCTAGGTAATACAAACTGATGTTATTGAAAGCGCTAAACCGTCGAATTTCCAATGTTTCCAAAAAGATGCCCCTGCATCTTGCCCTTGTAGTACCGTTCGTTCTGCAAATGGTGGGGGCGGTGGGACTGACGGGATATTTCTCATTTAAAAATGGAGAAGAATCAGTTAACAAAGTCGCTGCCCAGTTTGGGAGACAGATTAGCGATCGCATTCAGCAGAATCTGCAAATATTCCTCGCTACACCTTATCAGATTAATCAAACTAACCAAAATCTTGTTACAGAAGGACTGCTCAGCACAGAAAAGCTGCAAGCTTGGGAGAAATATCTATGGCGGCAAGTTCAATCATTTGATTATATCACATCTATTTCAGTAACAACTACCCAGGGAGATCGGATAACTGGACAATTCTTTGAAGATGGCACGAAGTTAATTAGTATTACCGAAAAACGCGCTGGTTCTAAATTTCATAATTCTTATATTTATAACACGAATAGCAAAGGCGATCGCACTACTCTTAGGCAAGTTATCAAAAACGTTAACATCCCGAAAACCCCCCGGTATATAGATAGCATAAAAGCTGGCAAACCAATGTGGAGCAAAGCTTATGCTACAAGGCTTGAACCAACTTTATTTATAAGTGCTACTCAACCGCTTTACAGCCAGGATGGATCTCAAGTGCGGGGGTTATTAAACACTTCACTACGGCTAGATTACATTGGTAAATTATTACAAAATATAAAAATTGGTAAATCGGGACAAGCATTTATTATTGAAAGTTCGGGTAAGTTACTGGTAACTTCCACCAATGAGAAGCCATTCCGAATCGGGAACAATCAAAGAAAACCGTTCAAGGCTGTTGATAGCAATAACCGCTTAACTCGATTGACCGCCAATTATTTAGCTACCAGGTTTGGGGACTTAAGCCAATTGCAAAATCCGCAGCAGCTTGATTTTAAAATAGATGAACATAAACTTTATGTGCAAGTTCTGCCACTGCGAGACAGCAGAGGCTTAGATTGGTTGATTGTGGTTGTTATTCCTAAATCTGATTTCATGGAAGAAATCAACATGAATACTTATACCACGATTGTGTTATGTATAGTAGCCTTGCTTATAACTATACCGATCGGTATCCTTACATCTCGTTGGGTAGCTGAGCCAATTCTAAGCTTGAGTATGGCTGCGAAGGCTATTGCTAAGGGAAATTTGGATGTGAGAGTAAAGAGCGATCGCTCTGATGTACTTGGGCAACTCGCTCATTCATTTAACAAGATGGCTCAACAGTTACAAGAGTCATTTGTCGCTCTATCAACGACAAATCAAGAATTAGAAGTTCGCGTGGCAGAACGCACAGAATCTCTGGCTGCTGCCGAGGCAGAACTGCGGGGCATATTGGCGGCAATGACTGAAATTATCTTAGTATTTGATGTGGCAGGTCGCTGTATAAAAATTGTGGCGACCAATCCCCAACTTTTATACAAACCTGTTGACGAACAGTTAGGCAAAACAATACACGAAATTTTTACAGCAGAGCAAGCCGATCCTCTTTTAAACCATATTCAAACAAGTATAAAGACACAAAATCGAGTTAATTTTGAGTACAGTCTGACGCTCGGACAGCAGCAAGTTTGGTTCGCCGCTTCGATTTCACCTATTTCGGAAAATTGCGCGATTTGGGTAGCGCGAGATATCACCGAGCGCAAGTTAATGGAGGAGAAAGTACGATCTTCTGAGAGTAAAATACGCGCAGTATTTGAAGCAATGACTGATGTTGTGCTGCTACTAGATATCCAAGGTAATATAGAAATTGTGCCAACGAATACGGCGCTTTTGTACGAACCAGACCTTGACGTAATCAGTTATACGATCGAACAATTTTTTGACGATCGAATATCTGAAACTTGGTGGCAGCAAATTCGGCGAGCTTTAGATGCACAGCAGACAATAGAGTTCGATTACAGCCTCACAATAGACGGACGTGAAGTTTGGTTCGCCGCTAAAATTTCACCCATGTTAAACGATACCGTTATTTGGGTGGCGCGGGATATCAGCGAACGCCAAGCCGCACTTCGCGAACTATCGCAAGCAGAAGAAGCCTTGCGCCAAAGTGAGGAACGGAATAGAGCTATTCTGGCGGGGCTTCCCGATTTAGTTGCACGGTG
This region includes:
- a CDS encoding alpha/beta hydrolase is translated as MTKSHYSTITAGIIEQAKIREDALPIRNEKCRDQFFFHPHPTPKIFLFFHGFTAAPYQFEPLGKALFQLGYNVLIPLQPGHGIAGDWNGDNPPPLPEEAEVYQQFALDWLQVAKLLGEEIIIGGDSSGGTLSAWLALERPQEIAKALLFSAYLGGNFKIADWLVSILPIYYEWFNKDNPGSFGYDGFRMPALRVFLDMGQEILERVQNSPAAPMLIISSEADKAVNIEEHRDLFQAVLKRQPNSWYYCFDKSLDIPHTMMTKLEGNEYLDILITIAKAYVECDLPWFLLKEIALQMLQGKSFDTVVEELNIAQQVCPDLRVMMAMVDKQSIVDDRE
- a CDS encoding DUF4262 domain-containing protein, with translation MKERHINDPVKKKIVDDVKRVGWHVMAVGGDPETMKPGFAYSIGLWHSFKHPEIIMFGLPYQIMGHIINDIGSFVKAGTPIVTGQPYSDFIENYSIIFESVASYQRVEFLCFAEWFYGDDNSFSALQCFWPDKSGYFPWDAEFDDKLIRCQPLLCG
- a CDS encoding 2-isopropylmalate synthase, whose translation is MLQTNNKVVIFDTTMRDGELTPGVKMNIDEKISIAQVLEQIGVDVIEVGYPGKYEKDFDEIFQISKIIHKSTICGLASCDRNEILSVAKAIEPADKGRIHTYTLVNIKNKSKLSEEEVLAGIKDSVSLARNYCDDIEWSAFDATRSEPDFLCRAVEVAIESGANTISIPDSLGLLLPEEFAQLLQKIFNRVPNIDRAIVSVHCHDDLGMAVKNSLIALNCGVRQIECSINGLGARKGNADLEEIVEGVLEQKDVSICIETSLIKKASELVSKITGMDNRYVVAL
- a CDS encoding adenylate/guanylate cyclase domain-containing protein — protein: MLLKALNRRISNVSKKMPLHLALVVPFVLQMVGAVGLTGYFSFKNGEESVNKVAAQFGRQISDRIQQNLQIFLATPYQINQTNQNLVTEGLLSTEKLQAWEKYLWRQVQSFDYITSISVTTTQGDRITGQFFEDGTKLISITEKRAGSKFHNSYIYNTNSKGDRTTLRQVIKNVNIPKTPRYIDSIKAGKPMWSKAYATRLEPTLFISATQPLYSQDGSQVRGLLNTSLRLDYIGKLLQNIKIGKSGQAFIIESSGKLLVTSTNEKPFRIGNNQRKPFKAVDSNNRLTRLTANYLATRFGDLSQLQNPQQLDFKIDEHKLYVQVLPLRDSRGLDWLIVVVIPKSDFMEEINMNTYTTIVLCIVALLITIPIGILTSRWVAEPILSLSMAAKAIAKGNLDVRVKSDRSDVLGQLAHSFNKMAQQLQESFVALSTTNQELEVRVAERTESLAAAEAELRGILAAMTEIILVFDVAGRCIKIVATNPQLLYKPVDEQLGKTIHEIFTAEQADPLLNHIQTSIKTQNRVNFEYSLTLGQQQVWFAASISPISENCAIWVARDITERKLMEEKVRSSESKIRAVFEAMTDVVLLLDIQGNIEIVPTNTALLYEPDLDVISYTIEQFFDDRISETWWQQIRRALDAQQTIEFDYSLTIDGREVWFAAKISPMLNDTVIWVARDISERQAALRELSQAEEALRQSEERNRAILAGLPDLVARCNKDGFYLDYRSPINFKTLVKGDTPIGKNFFEVLPPDTAQRLMGYIEQTLQIGEVQIFEQQVTIEGIVYDEEVRVVPSDEDEVLIVVRDVSTLKRLEKELSKSQQFLDSIVENIPLALFVKDVQDNFRYVLWNRTAEQVYAIPRERAIGHTLYDLVERELAEELIAQDREAIEKRELIVHEEIFDSEYQGLIWQRVMKLPLMNESGEVTYLIYIGEDITERKRAEEALRQSEERWQLALKGNNDGIFDWNIKTNEIFYSTRYKEILGYLDREMSNDYNEWASRLHPDDINRVMKTLLDHLDRKIPYYAVEYRQQCKDASYKWILSRGQALWDEEGNPVRMVGSNTDITERKQAEEALRIAQEKSESLLLNILPKAIADRLKQNTSAIAEHFEEATILFADIVGFTPLSAKMPPIELVNLLNEIFSNFDELADKHGLEKIKTIGDAYMVVGGLPVPRDGHAEAIAEMALDMQASINRFRYEKNELLQIRIGINTGQVVAGVIGIKKFIYDLWGDTVNVASRMESSGLPGNIQITSSTYELLQDKYLFEKRGTIKVKGKGEMTTYFLLGRRDDR